The Rhododendron vialii isolate Sample 1 chromosome 8a, ASM3025357v1 genome has a window encoding:
- the LOC131299290 gene encoding calcium-transporting ATPase 2, plasma membrane-type-like yields the protein MESLLDENFGAVKAKHSSEEALQRWRGVVGLVKNPKRRFRFTANLSKRYEAAAMRQSNQEKLRVAVLVSKAAIQFLKGVQPSDYVVPEEVKAAGFDICGDELGSLVEGHDLKKLEYHGGVTGIADKLSTSTTTGLATDGDLLNRRQEIFGINKFTESQQRSFWVYVWEALQDMTLMILGVCAFVSLIVGLATEGWPKGAHDGLGIVASILLVVFVTAISDYRQSLQFRDLDKEKKKISIQVTRNGYRQKMSIYDLLPGDIVHLSIGDQVPADGLFVSGFSVVIDESSLTGESEPVMVTAEHPFLLSGTKVQDGSCKMMITTVGMRTQWGKLMATLSEGGDDETPLQVKLNGVATIIGKIGLFFAIVTFAVLVQKMFSRKLLEGTQWSWCGDDALEMLEYFAIAVTIVVVAVPEGLPLAVTLSLAFAMKKMMNDKALVRHLAACETMGSATTICSDKTGTLTTNHMTVVKACICMNIKEVSKSGNTSSLCSEIPDATVKLLLQSIFNNTGGEVVVNKEGKREILGSPTETALLEFGLSLGGDFHTERNAAKLVKVEPFNSTKKRMGVVLQLPNGGLRAHCKGASEIILAACDKVVNSDGEVVPLDEASVNHLKVTIDQFASEALRTLCLAYVELENGFSADSPIPLSGYTCIGIVGIKDPVRPGVKESVALCRSAGVTVRMVTGDNINTAKAIARECGILTDGGIAIEGPDFREKSLEELHELIPKIQVMARSSPLDKHTLVKHLRTTFGEVVAVTGDGTNDAPALHEADIGLAMGIAGTEVAKESADVIILDDNFSTIVTVAKWGRSVYVNIQKFVQFQLTVNVVALIVNFSSACLTGSAPLTAVQLLWVNMIMDTLGALALATEPPNDELMKRQPVGRRGNFISNVMWRNILGQSLYQFLVIWFLQSSGKAIFGLDGSGSDLVLNTLIFNSFVFCQVFNEISSREMEKINVFEGILDNYVFVCVISATVFFQIIIVEYLGAFANTTPLTLAQWFLSILVGFLGMPVAAGLKMIPVNT from the exons ATGGAGAGCTTGCTAGATGAGAACTTTGGGGCTGTGAAGGCGAAGCACTCGTCGGAGGAGGCGTTGCAGAGATGGAGGGGCGTTGTTGGTTTGGTCAAGAACCCCAAGCGCAGGTTCCGTTTCACTGCCAATCTCTCCAAGCGTTACGAGGCCGCCGCCATGCGCCAATCTAATCAG GAGAAATTGAGAGTTGCAGTTCTGGTTTCCAAAGCCGCAATTCAGTTCCTAAAAG GTGTACAGCCAAGCGATTATGTTGTACCTGAGGAAGTTAAAGCTGCTGGTTTTGACATTTGTGGTGATGAACTGGGATCCCTTGTTGAAGGCCATGACCTAAAAAAGCTGGAATATCATGGTGGCGTAACTGGCATTGCGGATAAACTCTCCACATCAACCACCACTGGTCTTGCTACCGATGGTGACTTGCTGAATCGCAGACAGGAGATTTTTGGGATCAATAAATTCACTGAAAGTCAACAGCGCAGTTTCTGGGTATATGTTTGGGAAGCACTTCAAGACATGACTCTCATGATCCTGGGCGTGTGTGCATTCGTCTCTTTGATTGTTGGCTTAGCAACGGAAGGATGGCCTAAGGGGGCTCACGATGGTCTTGGAATCGTTGCAAGCATTCTGTTGGTTGTGTTTGTCACGGCAATAAGTGATTATCGCCAATCCCTACAGTTCAGAGATTTggacaaagaaaagaagaagatttcgATTCAAGTTACAAGGAATGGATATCGGCAGAAGATGTCGATATACGATTTGTTGCCTGGTGATATTGTACATCTCTCCATTGGTGACCAAGTCCCTGCGGATGGGCTGTTTGTTTCAGGATTTTCCGTGGTTATTGATGAATCGAGTTTGACCGGAGAGAGTGAGCCAGTGATGGTGACCGCTGAACATCCGTTTCTTCTATCAGGAACGAAGGTCCAAGATGGATCATGCAAGATGATGATAACCACTGTTGGAATGAGAACCCAATGGGGTAAGTTGATGGCAACACTCAGCGAAGGAGGAGATGATGAGACCCCACTGCAGGTTAAGCTAAATGGTGTGGCAACAATTATCGGTAAGATAGGACTTTTCTTTGCTATTGTGACTTTTGCAGTTTTGGTGCAAAAGATGTTTTCGCGCAAGCTGCTGGAGGGGACCCAATGGAGCTGGTGTGGTGATGACGCATTGGAAATGTTGGAATACTTTGCTATTGCTGTCACCATAGTTGTTGTTGCAGTTCCTGAGGGGCTTCCTCTTGCTGTGACATTGAGCCTTGCCTTTGCCATGAAGAAAATGATGAATGATAAGGCTCTGGTCCGCCACTTGGCTGCTTGTGAGACAATGGGGTCCGCCACTACTATTTGCAGTGACAAAACTGGGACACTGACTACAAACCACATGACAGTTGTGAAAGCTTGCATTTGTATGAATATCAAGGAAGTGAGCAAATCAGGTAATACTTCTAGTCTGTGCTCTGAAATCCCAGATGCCACTGTAAAACTTCTTTTACAGTCCATATTTAATAATACTGGTGGGGAAGTTGTGGTAAACAAAGAGGGAAAACGTGAGATATTGGGATCACCGACTGAGACTGCTTTGTTGGAGTTTGGATTGTCGTTGGGTGGTGATTTTCATACTGAGAGAAATGCAGCTAAACTTGTCAAAGTTGAGCCATTCAACTCTACCAAGAAACGAATGGGGGTTGTGTTGCAGCTTCCAAATGGAGGTCTGAGAGCCCATTGCAAAGGTGCTTCTGAAATAATATTAGCTGCCTGTGACAAGGTGGTAAATTCAGATGGCGAGGTTGTTCCCCTTGATGAAGCTTCTGTTAACCATCTGAAGGTTACAATAGATCAGTTTGCTAGTGAAGCTCTGAGGACTCTGTGTCTCGCTTATGTGGAACTGGAAAATGGGTTCTCTGCAGATAGTCCTATTCCACTTTCAGGATATACTTGCATAGGTATTGTGGGTATCAAGGATCCTGTTCGACCTGGTGTGAAGGAGTCGGTTGCACTTTGTCGCTCGGCTGGGGTTACTGTTCGTATGGTTACTGGGGACAATATAAATACTGCAAAAGCTATTGCTAGGGAATGTGGGATACTTACCGATGGGGGTATTGCCATTGAAGGTCCAGATTTTCGAGAGAAGAGTCTAGAGGAGTTGCATGAATTGATCCCCAAAATTCAg GTAATGGCTCGATCTTCACCTCTAGACAAACATACCTTGGTAAAGCACTTGCGAACCACATTTGGTGAAGTTGTTGCAGTGACGGGAGATGGAACAAATGATGCCCCAGCACTTCACGAAGCAGATATTGGACTTGCAATGGGCATAGCTGGAACCGAG GTGGCTAAGGAGAGTGCTGATGTCATAATTCTGGATGACAATTTCTCCACCATTGTGACCGTGGCCAAATGGGGTCGCTCAGTCTACGTGAACATTCAGAAATTTGTACAGTTCCAGTTGACTGTTAATGTGGTTGCGCTAATTGTTAACTTCTCTTCAGCTTGTCTAACAG GGAGTGCCCCTCTCACGGCTGTTCAGCTCTTGTGGGTTAATATGATCATGGACACACTAGGAGCACTTGCCCTAGCAACTGAGCCACCCAATGATGAGTTAATGAAGCGACAACCCGTTGGAAGGAGAGGAAATTTCATTAGTAATGTTATGTGGAGGAATATCTTAGGGCAGTCCCTGTATCAGTTCCTGGTTATATGGTTTCTTCAGTCAAGCGGGAAAGCAATTTTTGGCCTTGATGGCAGCGGTTCCGATTTGGTCCTTAACACCCTTATTTTCAACTCGTTTGTCTTCTGTCAG GTGTTTAACGAAATTAGTTCCCGAGAGATGGAGAAGATAAATGTTTTTGAAGGCATACTGGACAATTATGTTTTTGTGTGCGTTATCAGTGCAACGGTATTTTTCCAGATCATAATCGTTGAGTACTTGGGTGCATTTGCAAATACAACACCGCTCACGTTGGCACAATGGTTCCTTAGCATACTCGTTGGATTCTTAGGGATGCCAGTTGCAGCAGGCTTGAAGATGATACCTGTGAATACATGA
- the LOC131336522 gene encoding formin-like protein 6: MRALHHMNHFFILLSLLVSFTVVPPHPTTASPTPTTLQDFTGQQQNNPRRILHQPLFPDSTAPPTAADPPPPPPPPAAPEFPNPDEPFFPELPNGSDPAPTQQPPSPPPPAANASASSIAAQPTKPTKKVAIAISVGIVTLGMVSALAFFVYKHKAKTHDESRKLVGDNSQRVEDSSTPPPSTFLYIGTVEPSNRTALSEEKDGENVSSPYRKLRSVKRSSDWYRPSPDLQPLPPLPKQPPLLPTLHSPPPMSSSSSDEESQEETVFYTPHGSSVSVVSNDEGSFTSGSRWSYKSNNTNTNCVVPHSKRTSPKSRLFQSSSPQPTPPPPLPPARPAQPLTQITYGTPTSFSPKRPKFAPPPPPPNMARLQAITTQSGQTSKIPPPPPPPPPPPPRIPLSTQRKVGGSETGVPLVHLQELRKSLSRIQNSKENYGVEKTRPVEEVGKSEGAGSLERGDGDDADAEGSRPKLKPLHWDKVRATSGRATVWDQLKSSSFQLNEDMMESLFGCNSVNSAPKELTRRSVFPPVEHENRVLDPKKSQNIAILLRALNVTRDEVSEALLDGTPEGLGAELLETLVKMAPTKEEEIKLREYKGDITKLGSAEKFLKTILDIPFAFKRVEAMLYRANFDTEIKYLRKTFQTLEEACAELKSSRLFLKLLEAVLRTGNRMNVGTNRGDAKAFKLETLLKLADIKGTDGKTTLLHFVVQEIIRSEGGGSDPTTEDLPNKINSKTKEDDFKKQGLQVVSGLSRELGNVKKAAGMDSAVLSSYLSKLENGLEKVRVVLQYEKPNMQGKFFQSMKTFLKEADEGITRIKAEEKKTLSLVKEVTEYFHGNTAKEEAHPLRIFMIVRDFLSILDNVCKEVGRLQDHTVVGASRSFRIPANASLPVLNRHNVRRYSSSDEESSSP; encoded by the exons ATGAGAGCTCTTCATCATATGAACCACTTTTTCATTCTCCTTTCATTGCTCGTGTCCTTCACAGTAGTCCCACCACACCCCACCACAGCCTCTCCAACCCCCACAACACTTCAAGATTTCACTGGTCAACAACAAAACAATCCCAGAAGAATTCTCCACCAACCTCTCTTTCCAGACAGCACCGCACCACCTACGGCCGCcgatccaccaccaccaccccccccaCCGGCCGCGCCCGAATTCCCCAACCCCGACGAGCCATTCTTCCCCGAGTTACCCAACGGGTCAGACCCGGCTCCAACCCAACAGCCGCCGTCGCCGCCACCGCCCGCCGCCAATGCCTCGGCAAGCTCAATTGCCGCACAACCCACAAAGCCCACCAAGAAAGTTGCCATTGCGATATCAGTTGGGATCGTCACGCTTGGGATGGTGTCGGCATTGGCATTCTTCGTATACAAGCACAAAGCGAAAACCCACGATGAATCGCGAAAGCTTGTGGGAGACAATTCGCAGAGGGTTGAAGATTCATCAACCCCGCCGCCGTCGACTTTTCTCTACATCGGGACGGTTGAGCCGTCGAACCGGACGGCGTTGAGTGAGGAGAAAGACGGAGAAAACGTGTCGTCGCCGTACAGGAAGTTGAGGTCAGTGAAGAGATCATCGGATTGGTATAGGCCGAGTCCTGACCTCCAGCCACTTCCGCCGTTGCCAAAACAGCCTCCTCTTCTCCCGACGTTGCACTCTCCTCCTCCGATGTCGTCATCATCATCGGATGAGGAGAGTCAGGAGGAGACGGTGTTTTACACGCCGCATGGCTCCTCCGTCTCCGTCGTGAGCAACGACGAAGGGTCTTTCACGTCCGGTTCACGGTGGAGCTATAAGAGCAACAACACTAATACTAATTGTGTTGTTCCTCACTCTAAGAGAACTTCACCCAAGTCGAGGCTTTTTCAATCGTCCTCGCCGCAGCCTACCCCTCCGCCACCGCTGCCACCAGCGCGGCCTGCTCAGCCATTGACCCAAATCACGTACGGTACACCAACTTCATTTTCTCCCAAAAGACCGAAATTCGCtccgccgccaccgccacctAACATGGCACGTCTCCAGGCGATCACAACCCAATCTGGGCAAACTTCTAAAATCCCACCACCGCCTCCgcctccaccgccaccgccgcctCGGATTCCACTCTCTACGCAGCGGAAAGTAGGAGGGTCGGAAACAGGTGTACCCTTGGTACATCTGCAAGAATTGAGAAAGTCATTATCGAGGATTCAAAACTCGAAAGAGAATTATGGCGTTGAGAAAACAAGACCTGTTGAAGAAGTTGGTAAGAGTGAAGGTGCCGGTTCTTTGGAGAGAGGTGATGGTGATGATGCTGATGCTGAGGGATCGAGACCCAAGTTGAAGCCTCTGCATTGGGACAAAGTCCGGGCCACCTCCGGCCGAGCAACGGTGTGGGACCAGCTGAAGTCGAGCTCCTTTCA ATTGAATGAGGACATGATGGAGAGTCTTTTTGGATGTAATTCGGTGAATTCAGCTCCGAAAGAGTTGACTAGAAGATCAGTATTCCCTCCTGTTGAGCATGAAAACAGAGTGTTAGACCCAAAGAAGTCGCAGAACATTGCTATTCTATTGCGAGCACTGAATGTGACGAGAGATGAGGTGTCTGAAGCACTTCTAGACG GCACTCCAGAAGGCTTGGGAGCTGAGCTTTTGGAAACATTGGTGAAGATGGCTCCAACCAAAGAAGAAGAGATAAAACTGAGAGAATACAAAGGTGACATCACAAAATTAGGGTCTGCAGAGAAATTTCTAAAGACAATACTTGACATACCATTTGCCTTTAAAAGAGTTGAAGCCATGCTATACAGAGCAAACTTTGATACAGAAATCAAGTACTTGAGGAAGACCTTTCAAACACTAGAG GAAGCATGTGCGGAATTGAAGAGCAGTAGGCTATTCCTAAAACTCCTGGAAGCAGTTCTCAGGACAGGAAACAGAATGAATGTTGGCACCAACCGTGGTGATGCTAAAGCCTTCAAGCTCGAAACACTTTTAAAACTAGCAGATATTAAGGGGACAGATGGGAAAACGACTTTACTCCACTTTGTGGTCCAGGAGATTATCAGATCAGAAGGTGGAGGTTCTGATCCTACAACTGAAGACCTCCCAAATAAAATCAATTCCAAAACGAAGGAGGACGATTTTAAGAAGCAAGGATTGCAAGTTGTTTCTGGTTTAAGCAGGGAACTGGGAAATGTCAAAAAAGCAGCAGGGATGGATTCAGCGGTTTTGAGCAGCTACTTGTCGAAGCTTGAAAATGGGCTTGAAAAAGTAAGAGTGGTTTTGCAATATGAGAAGCCAAATATGCAAGGGAAATTCTTCCAATCGATGAAAACGTTTCTTAAAGAGGCTGATGAGGGAATTACAAGGATAAAGGCAGAGGAAAAAAAGACCTTATCCTTAGTGAAAGAGGTCACTGAGTATTTCCATGGCAATACTGCTAAAGAAGAGGCCCATCCTCTTAGGATCTTTATGATTGTGAGAGACTTTCTCTCCATATTGGATAATGTGTGCAAGGAAGTAGGGAGGCTGCAGGATCATACAGTAGTCGGGGCCAGTAGGTCCTTTCGGATACCTGCAAATGCATCATTGCCTGTCCTAAACAGACACAATGTGAGACGCTATAGCAGTTCGGATGAGGAAAGCTCGTCTCCATGA
- the LOC131298532 gene encoding uncharacterized protein LOC131298532 — MHATFEKSNVRHKYRRREAKCIIDTQVPNLLQKIFYDLLSYFTEILILPTLMLLLLNTTTTRIKVNLERNFYVAVALYGAERFQPSVSSLDAPSAKRAERRSEEDDHRQHPPHHRRLPQASPFTFGDHHQFHPPLPATTTSKKNLLGPTTTSPPAPFPTTKYEFPIYSAKAVRFRMRHPRSPIGIGSDSGDEFDAGNESTDSPFIWTYTSLEFPMAQEN, encoded by the exons ATGCATGCCACATTTGAAAAGTCAA ATGTTCGCCACAAGTACCGAAGGAGGGAAGCGAAATGTATAATAGATACCCAAGTACCTAATCTACTGCAGAAGATTTTCTACGATTTGCTTAGTTACTTTACCGAAATTCTCATTTTACCTACGCTGATGTTGTTGCTCttaaatactactactactagaatAAAGGTGAATTTG gagagaaacttttatgtagcAGTTGCTCTTTACGGAGCTGAGCGATTTCAGCCGTCCGTTTCGTcattggacg CACCATCTGCCAAACGAGCAGAGAGACGGAGTGAGGAGGACGACCACCGGCAACATCCACCCCACCACAGGCGACTCCCACAAGCCTCACCCTTCACTTTCGGCGACCATCATCAGTTTCACCCTCCACTTCCGGCGACCACCACCAGCAAGAAAAATCTCCTGGGCCCAACAACGACATCACCACCGGCGCCCTTTCCGACAACCAAG TATGAATTTCCTATATATTCCGCGAAGGCCGTGCGATTTCGAATGCGACATCCCAGGTCTCCTATTGGAATAGGAAGTGATTCAGGAGATGAATTTGACGCTGGTAATGAGTCCACTGACAGCCCTTTCATATGGACATATACTTCACTAGAATTCCCAATGGCTCAG GAGAATTGA
- the LOC131298533 gene encoding protein FAR1-RELATED SEQUENCE 6-like, whose product MVLLKASVIKPFTTRSTTTGDSRQPHPPLPAATTSRKNLLGPAMTPPSAPLPTTKVMFPMSSDSVPSTMLPRSSNRDEIDTNEKNEVWSGYNGDEEEVSSGSSKKECDEICTNEDGKEEIENFEDSVEQPKEGMIFDTPNDAYLYYSRYAKENGCAVAKRTNKKERDENLRNVTFQCCHGRKAKVNTTNPVKPRPQTKIECPARLNFAICPDGKWRLNRVALEHNHEYSPGKLYSSWCESGTLLFF is encoded by the exons ATGGTATTGTTGAAAGCCAGTGTGATAAAACCTTTTACAACGAGATCCACTACCACCGGCGACTCCCGCCAGCCTCACCCTCCACTTCCGGCGGCCACCACCAGTAGGAAAAATCTCCTGGGCCCAGCAATGACACCGCCATCGGCACCGTTACCGACAACCAAG GTGATGTTTCCGATGTCGTCAGATTCTGTTCCTTCGACAATGCTTCCTCGATCATCGAATCGAGATGAGATAGATACTAATGAGAAAAATGAGGTATGGAGTGGATACAATGGAGATGAAGAAGAGGTATCGAGTGGTTCTTCTAAAAAAGAGTGTGATGAGATATGTACTAATGAAGATGGAAAGGAGGAAATAGAAAATTTTGAAGATAGTGTTGAGCAACCAAAGGAGGGAATGATATTCGACACACCAAATGATGCCTATCTATATTACTCAAGATATGCTAAAGAAAATGGGTGTGCTGTGGCtaaaagaactaacaagaagGAAAGAGATGAAAACTTGAGAAATGTTACTTTTCAATGTTGTCACGGTAGAAAGGCAAAGGTCAATACAACCAATCCGGTCAAACCACggccacaaacaaaaattgagtgTCCGGCTCGCCTTAATTTTGCTATATGCCCGGATGGAAAGTGGAGGTTAAATCGGGTTGCCTTGGAGCACAATCATGAATATAGCCCGGGAAAGTTATATTCTTCATGGTGTGAATCTGgcactttgttatttttctaa
- the LOC131299118 gene encoding glucan endo-1,3-beta-glucosidase 13, translating into MKKMVCLSLLFFLSLLNLTGGSQESVEHLPLHDPSPAVLQSLSHTGTPIAVSVGTEHLNEVSNSVVSAENWLKTHVLSHYPATKITTIVVGNTVFCNRNRHQEMGLVLPSVKNIFHSLTRWGLERDIKVSASLSSDCFNPSSATYKDGLSHIFIKPLLAFLENTNSTYSINPPPDFYPSPEDTLTLVSSHTESMKNIGVFNLNKINVLIETPRDAKSISRKLSFMDSNVVEPFPARPTPLGPAQSPTGYSVPAFVAKSPHPPLIGTSSSPPPFSLPSAPKLAPVFAPSHPPYGFNLPPPCNPVPPPALGAVSTAVWCVAKPNVPAETLQGAMDYACGDGGADCSAIKPQGSCYAPDTVVAHASYAFNSYWQKNKRNGGTCSFGGTAMIINADPSFRHCRFILT; encoded by the exons ATGAAGAAGATGGTGTgcctttctctcctcttcttcctctctctcctcaatctcactg GTGGGAGTCAAGAATCTGTCGAACACTTGCCTCTCCACGACCCATCTCCAGCGGTCCTCCAATCCCTATCCCACACTGGAACCCCAATTGCTGTCTCCGTGGGTACTGAACACTTGAACGAGGTCTCAAACAGTGTGGTTTCAGCCGAAAACTGGCTGAAAACCCACGTCCTATCCCACTACCCAGCCACGAAAATCACCACCATTGTTGTTGGAAACACTGTTTTCTGCAACAGAAACCGACACCAAGAAATGGGTTTGGTCCTTCCTTCCGTTAAAAACATTTTCCACTCCCTCACAAGGTGGGGTTTGGAGAGAGACATCAAAGTCTCcgcttctctctcctccgacTGCTTCAACCCTTCCTCTGCCACATACAAGGACGGCTTGTCTCACATTTTCATCAAACCCCTCCTCGCCTTTCTGGAAAACACAAACTCAACTTACTCGATAAACCCACCTCCTGATTTTTACCCTTCGCCGGAAGACACACTGACCCTAGTCTCATCCCACACAGAATCCATGAAAAACATTGGGGTTTTTAACCTAAACAAGATCAATGTGCTGATTGAAACCCCAAGAGATGCAAAATCCATCAGCAGGAAGCTCTCATTCATGGATTCCAACGTGGTTGAGCCTTTCCCGGCTAGACCAACCCCATTAGGCCCAGCCCAATCCCCCACTGGCTACTCTGTTCCAGCATTTGTGGCCAAAAGCCCTCACCCTCCCTTAATCGGCACGTCTTCTTCTCCGCCGCCGTTTTCACTTCCCTCTGCACCGAAACTGGCTCCGGTTTTCGCCCCGTCGCATCCTCCGTATGGGTTTAATTTGCCGCCGCCGTGTAACCCCGTACCTCCGCCCGCGTTGGGGGCGGTGAGTACTGCGGTTTGGTGCGTGGCTAAGCCCAATGTGCCGGCGGAGACGTTGCAGGGGGCAATGGATTATGCTTGTGGTGATGGTGGGGCGGATTGCAGTGCGATTAAGCCGCAGGGGAGTTGTTATGCTCCTGATACTGTTGTGGCCCATGCTTCTTATGCTTTCAACAGTTACTGGCAGAAGAACAAGAGGAATGGTGGGACTTGTAGTTTTGGTGGCACTGCTATGATCATCAATGCCGACCCAA GTTTTCGACACTGCCGGTTCATTCTTACCTAG